One Roseomonas gilardii subsp. gilardii genomic region harbors:
- a CDS encoding SRPBCC family protein, whose product MEMTGERRIEAPRQRVWDALNDPEALKAAIPGCESLERTPEGGYTARVAVRIGPMAAKFSGKVSLTNINAPESYTITGEGNGGAMGFAKGGADVKLEEVTDAVTLLHYAVKAQVGGKMAQLGARLVDSTAKQMADQFFDRFAANIGVPEPEEVAASAAATPVESPLPKAADSAVSGLALVRAMMPREFLGQSMIFWGGLVVWLLMMALIFLG is encoded by the coding sequence ATGGAAATGACCGGTGAACGGCGGATCGAGGCGCCGCGCCAACGGGTCTGGGATGCCCTGAACGACCCGGAGGCGCTGAAGGCCGCGATCCCCGGCTGCGAGTCGCTGGAACGGACGCCGGAGGGCGGCTACACCGCCCGCGTCGCGGTGCGCATCGGCCCGATGGCGGCGAAGTTCAGCGGCAAGGTCAGCCTGACCAACATCAATGCCCCGGAATCCTACACCATCACCGGCGAGGGCAACGGCGGCGCCATGGGATTCGCCAAGGGCGGCGCCGATGTGAAGCTGGAGGAGGTGACCGATGCCGTCACCCTGCTGCACTATGCCGTGAAGGCGCAGGTCGGCGGCAAGATGGCCCAGCTCGGCGCCCGGCTGGTGGACAGCACCGCCAAGCAGATGGCGGACCAGTTCTTCGACCGCTTCGCGGCCAATATCGGCGTGCCGGAGCCTGAGGAGGTGGCCGCCAGCGCCGCTGCCACCCCCGTCGAATCCCCGCTTCCCAAGGCCGCCGACAGCGCCGTGAGCGGCCTGGCCCTTGTACGCGCCATGATGCCGCGCGAATTCCTGGGGCAGAGCATGATCTTCTGGGGCGGGCTGGTCGTCTGGCTCCTGATGATGGCGCTGATCTTCCTCGGCTGA
- a CDS encoding DUF192 domain-containing protein, which produces MDPKAMRRRQVTSLLLGSLAVLPALAAQPALAQQGPQPPLPAEPLTIVTRDGKRHVFNVEMATDTEQQRIGLMFRQRVAPNGGMLFDWGRPMQSGMWMRNTITSLDMIFIKQDGTIDRIAERTVPRSEAVIQSNGPVRATLELAAGTAERLGIRVGDKVEQRIFGNG; this is translated from the coding sequence ATGGACCCGAAAGCGATGCGCCGCCGCCAGGTGACCTCCCTCCTGCTCGGTTCGCTGGCCGTGCTCCCGGCCCTGGCCGCGCAGCCGGCCCTGGCGCAGCAGGGGCCGCAGCCACCGCTGCCGGCCGAGCCGCTGACGATCGTCACCCGTGACGGCAAGCGCCATGTCTTCAACGTGGAAATGGCCACCGACACCGAGCAGCAGCGCATCGGGCTGATGTTCCGTCAGCGCGTGGCGCCGAATGGCGGGATGCTCTTCGACTGGGGGCGGCCGATGCAGAGCGGGATGTGGATGCGCAACACCATCACCTCGCTCGACATGATCTTCATCAAGCAGGATGGCACCATCGACCGTATCGCCGAGCGCACGGTGCCCCGCAGCGAGGCGGTGATCCAGAGCAACGGCCCGGTCCGGGCCACGCTGGAACTGGCGGCCGGTACGGCCGAGCGCCTGGGCATCCGCGTGGGCGACAAGGTGGAGCAGCGCATCTTCGGCAACGGCTGA
- a CDS encoding MBL fold metallo-hydrolase, whose product MTLPGDIPGDVPEDAPVWNLDDTGPAGGSSEAPAGPARGAQRVRGRFLNPDGTRAGQTRRALWRLSREPAGPPWPERVEDPPQPPPAEPPPGHVAVTFIGHSSFLLRFAGGPTLLTDPVWSERCSPFAFAGPKRVRPPAIPLEKLPPVDAVLLSHNHYDHMDLPTLRRLYPVPIVTGLGNGAYLARRGMPGAVELDWWQDAPLPGGATATYLPMKHFSARTPFDGGRMLWGGFVVRARDGGRLIFCGDTAYGLHLAEIGARLGPFAVGLVPIGAFVPRWFMHVVHVDPAEAVQARADLRIETAIAMHFGTFRLTREAFDAPVKGLEAARGAAGLPDMAFRVPAFGETLILPL is encoded by the coding sequence ATGACCCTGCCAGGGGACATCCCAGGGGACGTCCCGGAGGATGCCCCGGTATGGAACCTGGACGATACGGGACCGGCCGGGGGATCGTCCGAAGCGCCCGCCGGCCCGGCCCGGGGTGCGCAGCGGGTCCGGGGGCGATTCCTCAACCCCGACGGCACGCGCGCCGGGCAGACGCGGCGGGCACTCTGGCGCCTGTCGCGCGAGCCCGCCGGGCCGCCCTGGCCGGAACGGGTCGAGGACCCGCCGCAGCCGCCCCCGGCCGAGCCGCCGCCCGGCCATGTGGCGGTCACCTTCATCGGCCACAGCAGCTTCCTGCTGCGCTTCGCCGGGGGCCCCACCTTGCTGACCGACCCGGTCTGGAGCGAGCGTTGCAGCCCCTTCGCCTTCGCCGGGCCGAAGCGGGTCCGCCCTCCTGCGATCCCGCTGGAGAAGCTGCCACCGGTCGATGCGGTGCTGCTCAGCCACAACCACTACGACCATATGGACCTGCCGACCTTGCGCCGGCTGTATCCTGTCCCGATCGTCACGGGGCTGGGGAACGGCGCCTATCTGGCCCGCAGGGGGATGCCCGGGGCGGTGGAACTGGACTGGTGGCAGGATGCCCCTCTGCCCGGCGGGGCCACGGCCACCTATCTGCCGATGAAGCACTTCTCCGCCCGCACGCCCTTCGACGGCGGCCGTATGCTCTGGGGTGGCTTCGTGGTGCGGGCCCGGGACGGGGGGCGGCTGATCTTTTGCGGCGATACCGCCTATGGACTGCATCTGGCCGAGATCGGTGCCCGGCTGGGGCCCTTCGCCGTTGGGCTGGTGCCGATCGGCGCCTTCGTGCCGCGCTGGTTCATGCATGTGGTGCATGTCGACCCGGCCGAGGCCGTCCAGGCGCGTGCCGATCTGCGGATCGAAACGGCCATCGCCATGCATTTCGGCACCTTCCGCCTGACACGGGAGGCTTTCGACGCACCGGTGAAGGGCCTGGAGGCCGCCCGCGGCGCCGCCGGCCTGCCGGACATGGCCTTCCGCGTCCCGGCCTTTGGCGAAACCCTGATCCTCCCCCTGTGA
- a CDS encoding ATP-binding protein, with product MSDLLPALLRIAEALERLAPASPAPPSLEGADAFVWHPAPEPRLAPVPSVAAVDVSLLQGVEAQKALLLENTRRFARGLPANNAMLWGARGMGKSSLVKAAHAAANREKPGSLVLIEIQREDIRTLPELLNILRAQPRRCLVFCDDLSFEREDADYKALKSVLDGGIEGRPANVLFYATSNRRHLMPRDMIENERSTAINPGEAVEEKVSLSDRFGLWIGFHNCDQPTFLAMVEGYAGALGLDLPREELHAQAKEWQVTRGSRSGRVAWQFVTDLAGRLGHALPA from the coding sequence GTGTCCGATCTTCTGCCGGCCCTGCTCCGGATCGCCGAGGCGCTGGAGCGCCTGGCCCCCGCCTCCCCCGCCCCGCCGTCACTGGAAGGCGCCGATGCCTTCGTCTGGCATCCCGCCCCCGAGCCGCGCCTGGCCCCCGTGCCCAGCGTGGCGGCGGTCGATGTCTCCCTCCTCCAGGGTGTCGAGGCGCAGAAGGCGCTGCTGCTGGAGAACACCCGGCGCTTCGCCCGGGGCCTGCCCGCCAACAACGCCATGCTCTGGGGCGCCCGGGGCATGGGCAAGTCCTCGCTGGTCAAGGCCGCCCATGCCGCCGCCAACCGGGAGAAGCCCGGCAGCCTGGTGCTGATCGAGATCCAGCGCGAGGACATCCGCACCCTGCCGGAGCTGCTGAACATCCTGCGCGCCCAGCCGCGCCGCTGCCTGGTCTTCTGCGACGACCTGTCCTTCGAGCGCGAGGACGCCGACTACAAGGCGCTGAAATCCGTGCTGGATGGCGGCATCGAGGGGCGCCCGGCCAATGTCCTCTTCTATGCCACCTCGAACCGCAGGCATCTGATGCCCCGCGACATGATCGAGAACGAGCGCTCCACCGCGATCAACCCGGGCGAGGCGGTGGAGGAGAAGGTCAGCCTGTCCGACCGTTTCGGCCTCTGGATCGGCTTCCACAACTGCGACCAGCCGACCTTCCTGGCCATGGTGGAAGGCTATGCCGGGGCACTGGGCCTCGACCTTCCGAGGGAGGAGCTGCACGCCCAGGCCAAGGAATGGCAGGTCACGCGTGGCAGCCGCTCCGGCCGCGTCGCCTGGCAGTTCGTCACCGACCTCGCCGGTCGCCTGGGGCATGCCCTGCCGGCATGA
- the yajC gene encoding preprotein translocase subunit YajC, with translation MLVSTAYAQDAAGSAGAAGIVMQLAPMLLIFVVFYFLLIRPQQRKAKEHRTMLQSLKRNDRIVTAGGIVGVITKVKEGTDEVEVEIAPNVRVNVLRGTIGSVVRPTAANDTAVAKG, from the coding sequence ATGCTCGTCTCCACCGCCTACGCGCAGGACGCCGCCGGAAGTGCCGGCGCCGCCGGAATCGTGATGCAGCTCGCCCCGATGCTGCTCATCTTCGTGGTCTTCTACTTCCTGCTGATCCGCCCGCAGCAGCGCAAGGCCAAGGAGCACCGCACCATGCTGCAGTCGCTGAAGCGGAATGACCGCATCGTGACCGCGGGCGGCATCGTGGGCGTGATCACCAAGGTCAAGGAAGGCACGGACGAGGTCGAGGTCGAGATCGCCCCCAATGTCCGCGTCAACGTGCTGCGCGGCACGATCGGCAGCGTGGTGCGGCCCACCGCGGCCAACGACACGGCCGTGGCCAAGGGCTGA
- a CDS encoding superoxide dismutase, which yields MAFSLPPLPYDPGALAARGMCQETLELHHGKHHQAYVTALNGLIESKGLAGKTLEQIVAEAGKGGADSQPVLNQAGQHWNHILFWQVMSPNGGGDKIPGALQAKIDSDLGGLQKFKDDFKAAGVGQFGSGWAWLIQDASGKLKITKTPNGANPISTGEGTPLLGVDVWEHSYYLDFRNRRPDYLSNFLDKLVNWEFVAGLLDKGLTSGQSA from the coding sequence ATGGCCTTCAGCCTTCCGCCTCTGCCCTATGATCCCGGCGCGCTCGCCGCCCGCGGCATGTGCCAGGAGACGCTGGAGCTGCATCACGGCAAGCACCACCAGGCCTATGTCACCGCCCTGAACGGCCTGATCGAAAGCAAGGGCCTCGCCGGCAAGACTCTGGAGCAGATCGTGGCCGAAGCCGGCAAGGGCGGCGCCGACAGCCAGCCCGTGCTGAACCAGGCCGGCCAGCACTGGAACCACATCCTGTTCTGGCAGGTGATGTCGCCCAATGGCGGCGGCGACAAGATCCCGGGCGCGCTGCAGGCGAAGATCGACAGCGACCTCGGCGGCCTGCAGAAGTTCAAGGACGACTTCAAGGCGGCCGGCGTCGGCCAGTTCGGCTCCGGCTGGGCCTGGCTGATCCAGGATGCCTCGGGCAAGCTGAAGATCACCAAGACCCCGAACGGCGCCAACCCGATCTCCACCGGCGAGGGCACGCCCCTCCTCGGCGTGGATGTGTGGGAGCACTCCTACTACCTGGACTTCCGCAACCGCCGCCCGGACTACCTGTCCAACTTCCTCGACAAGCTGGTGAACTGGGAATTCGTCGCCGGCCTGCTCGACAAGGGCCTGACGTCCGGCCAGTCGGCCTGA
- a CDS encoding squalene/phytoene synthase family protein, which translates to MAELSEIGAIARRSDPDRFLCALFAPPEKREALFTLIAFNNELARAREVASQPMMALIRLQWWRDSLDEMAAARPARRHEVAGPLHALVTAGVLEAADLQAMLDAREAEAEEIESRGAFESYLRGSAGGFAVAAGRLLGVPPALLPALQSAGAGYGLAGVLRSLPLQARQGRNLLPVEMLADGERWRGSRPIPPP; encoded by the coding sequence ATGGCTGAATTGTCGGAGATCGGCGCGATCGCGCGCCGCAGCGACCCGGATCGCTTCCTCTGCGCGCTCTTCGCGCCACCGGAGAAGCGCGAGGCACTGTTTACGCTGATCGCTTTCAACAACGAACTCGCCCGCGCCCGCGAGGTGGCGAGCCAGCCGATGATGGCGCTGATCCGCCTGCAATGGTGGCGCGATTCGCTGGACGAGATGGCGGCGGCCCGGCCGGCGCGACGGCACGAGGTGGCGGGGCCGCTGCACGCGCTCGTCACCGCCGGGGTGCTGGAGGCGGCGGATCTCCAGGCCATGCTGGATGCGCGGGAGGCGGAGGCCGAGGAGATCGAGAGCCGGGGGGCCTTCGAGAGCTATCTGCGCGGCTCGGCCGGTGGCTTCGCGGTGGCGGCGGGGCGGTTGCTGGGGGTGCCGCCGGCCCTGCTGCCGGCGCTGCAATCGGCGGGCGCCGGCTATGGGCTGGCCGGGGTGCTGCGGTCCCTGCCGCTCCAGGCGCGGCAGGGGCGCAACCTGCTGCCGGTGGAGATGCTGGCCGATGGGGAGAGGTGGAGGGGATCGCGCCCGATTCCCCCGCCGTGA
- the uvrA gene encoding excinuclease ABC subunit UvrA, which produces MAASRDTDLATADAAASASTRPARQAGAAARASGQGAKCGAERGAPRPVQGPAIRVRGARQHNLKNIDLDIPKDTLTVITGLSGSGKSSLAFDTIYAEGQRRYVESLSAYARQFLQLMGKPDVDSIEGLSPAISIEQKTTSHNPRSTVGTVTEIHDYMRLLWARVGVPYSPATGLPIEAQTVSMMVDRVLGMGEGKRLLILAPIARGKKGEWKKELAELQRRGFERAKINGTLYRLEEAPNLDKKRKHDIEAVVDRIVVRPGMETRLADSFETALGLADGVAYAEDADSGERTVFSSRFACPESGFTIEEIEPRLFSFNSPQGACPVCDGLGTESYFDPALVVPDDLRPLAEGAVAPWAGGSSSAYYDQTLESLAKHFKVSMKTPWAELPAAVRKGILHGTGGEVVTLRYKDGLRAYEVKKPFEGVLPNLERRLRETDNPWVREDLERYKADRPCKACQGARLKPEALAVKVAGLHIAQASELSIRKAMEWFANVHGTLTVQRQEIAGRILREINERLRFLVDVGLDYLSLSRSSATLSGGESQRIRLASQIGSGLTGVLYVLDEPSIGLHQRDNERLLNTLRRLRDLGNTVLVVEHDEDAIRAADHLIDIGPAAGKGGGNVIAQGTPEEVAANPDSVTGAYLSGRQRIEVPAERRTPDPEKMLRVIGARGNNLKDVTAEIPLGTFTCVTGVSGGGKSTLVIETLYKAVARRLMGSGTVPAPHDRIEGLEYLDKIIDIDQSPIGRTPRSNPATYTGLFAPIRDWFAELPESRARGYKPGRFSFNVKGGRCEACQGDGVLKIEMHFLPDVYVTCDTCKGKRYNRETLEVRFRDKSIADVLEMTVDEGCEFFSAVPAIRDKLVVLREVGLGYIHLGQQATTLSGGEAQRIKLAKELSRRATGRTLYILDEPTTGLHFEDVRKLLELLQALVRQGNTVLVIEHNLEVIKTADWLLDLGPEGGEGGGRIVAQGTPEQVAAHKDSHTGHFLAPLLPAPKAKRKRA; this is translated from the coding sequence ATGGCCGCCTCTCGCGACACCGACCTCGCCACTGCCGATGCCGCCGCCTCCGCCAGCACCCGGCCGGCGCGGCAGGCCGGCGCGGCGGCCCGGGCCTCCGGGCAGGGCGCGAAATGTGGCGCGGAGCGCGGGGCGCCGAGGCCGGTGCAGGGTCCGGCCATCCGGGTCCGGGGCGCGCGGCAGCACAACCTGAAGAACATCGATCTCGACATTCCGAAGGACACGCTGACGGTCATCACCGGCCTGTCCGGCTCCGGGAAGTCCTCGCTGGCCTTCGACACGATCTATGCCGAGGGGCAGCGGCGCTATGTGGAGAGCCTGTCGGCCTATGCCCGGCAGTTCCTCCAGCTCATGGGCAAGCCGGATGTGGACAGCATCGAGGGCCTGTCCCCGGCCATCTCGATCGAGCAGAAGACCACCTCGCACAACCCGCGCTCCACGGTCGGCACGGTCACCGAGATCCATGACTACATGCGCCTGCTCTGGGCGCGGGTCGGCGTGCCCTATTCCCCCGCGACCGGCCTGCCGATCGAGGCGCAGACCGTCTCCATGATGGTGGACCGCGTCCTGGGCATGGGCGAGGGCAAGCGCCTGCTGATCCTGGCCCCCATCGCCCGGGGCAAGAAGGGCGAGTGGAAGAAGGAGTTGGCCGAGCTCCAGCGCCGCGGCTTCGAGCGCGCCAAGATCAACGGCACCCTCTACCGGCTGGAGGAGGCGCCGAACCTCGACAAGAAGCGCAAGCACGACATCGAGGCCGTGGTGGACCGCATCGTGGTCCGCCCCGGCATGGAGACCCGCCTCGCCGACAGCTTCGAGACGGCGCTGGGCCTGGCCGACGGCGTCGCCTATGCGGAGGATGCCGACAGCGGCGAGCGCACCGTCTTCTCCTCCCGCTTCGCCTGCCCGGAGAGCGGCTTCACCATCGAGGAGATCGAGCCCCGCCTCTTCTCCTTCAACTCGCCCCAGGGCGCCTGCCCGGTCTGCGACGGGCTGGGCACGGAGAGCTATTTCGATCCGGCCCTGGTGGTGCCGGACGACCTGCGCCCGCTGGCCGAGGGCGCCGTGGCCCCCTGGGCCGGCGGCTCCTCCTCCGCCTATTACGACCAGACGCTGGAAAGCCTGGCGAAGCACTTCAAGGTCTCGATGAAGACCCCCTGGGCCGAGCTTCCGGCCGCCGTGCGCAAGGGCATCCTGCACGGCACGGGCGGCGAGGTGGTGACGCTCCGCTACAAGGACGGGCTGCGCGCCTACGAGGTGAAGAAGCCCTTCGAGGGCGTCCTCCCGAACCTGGAGCGCCGCCTGCGCGAGACGGACAACCCCTGGGTGCGGGAGGATCTGGAGCGCTACAAGGCCGACCGCCCCTGCAAGGCCTGCCAGGGCGCCCGCCTGAAGCCCGAGGCACTGGCCGTGAAGGTCGCCGGCCTCCACATCGCACAGGCCAGCGAGCTGTCGATCCGCAAAGCCATGGAATGGTTCGCCAATGTCCACGGCACGCTGACCGTGCAGCGGCAGGAGATCGCCGGCCGCATCCTGCGCGAGATCAACGAGCGCCTGCGCTTCCTGGTGGATGTGGGGCTCGACTATCTCAGCCTGTCCCGCTCCTCCGCCACGCTTTCGGGCGGCGAGAGCCAGCGCATCCGCCTCGCCTCGCAGATCGGCTCCGGCCTGACCGGCGTGCTCTACGTGCTCGACGAGCCCTCGATCGGCCTGCACCAGCGGGACAATGAGCGCCTGCTGAACACGCTGCGGCGGCTGCGCGACCTCGGCAACACCGTGCTGGTGGTGGAGCATGACGAGGACGCCATCCGCGCCGCCGACCATCTGATCGATATCGGCCCGGCCGCCGGCAAGGGCGGCGGCAACGTCATCGCCCAGGGCACGCCGGAGGAGGTCGCGGCCAACCCGGACAGCGTCACCGGCGCCTATCTTTCGGGCCGCCAGCGCATCGAGGTGCCTGCCGAGCGCCGCACGCCCGATCCGGAGAAGATGCTCCGCGTCATCGGCGCGCGCGGCAACAACCTGAAGGACGTCACGGCCGAGATCCCGCTTGGCACCTTCACCTGCGTCACCGGCGTGTCCGGCGGCGGCAAGTCCACCCTGGTGATCGAGACGCTCTACAAGGCCGTGGCGCGGCGCCTGATGGGCTCCGGCACCGTCCCCGCCCCGCACGACCGGATCGAGGGGCTGGAATATCTCGACAAGATCATCGACATCGACCAGTCGCCGATCGGCCGCACGCCCCGTTCCAACCCGGCCACCTATACGGGCCTTTTCGCGCCGATCCGCGACTGGTTCGCGGAACTGCCGGAATCCCGCGCGCGTGGCTACAAGCCCGGCCGCTTCTCCTTCAACGTGAAGGGCGGCCGCTGCGAGGCGTGCCAGGGCGACGGCGTGCTCAAGATCGAGATGCACTTCCTGCCAGACGTCTATGTCACCTGCGATACATGCAAGGGCAAGCGCTACAACCGGGAGACGCTGGAGGTCCGCTTCCGCGACAAGTCCATCGCCGATGTGCTGGAGATGACGGTGGACGAGGGCTGCGAGTTCTTCTCCGCCGTGCCCGCAATCCGCGACAAGCTGGTGGTGCTGCGGGAGGTCGGGCTGGGCTACATCCATCTGGGCCAGCAGGCGACGACGCTCTCGGGCGGCGAGGCGCAGCGCATCAAGCTGGCCAAGGAATTGTCCCGCCGCGCCACCGGCCGCACCCTCTACATCCTCGACGAGCCGACCACCGGCCTGCATTTCGAGGATGTGCGCAAGCTGCTGGAACTGCTCCAGGCGCTGGTGCGGCAGGGCAACACGGTGCTGGTGATCGAGCACAACCTGGAGGTCATCAAGACCGCCGACTGGCTGCTCGACCTCGGCCCCGAAGGTGGCGAGGGCGGCGGCCGCATCGTCGCCCAGGGCACGCCGGAACAGGTCGCGGCCCATAAGGACAGCCACACTGGCCACTTCCTGGCGCCCCTGCTGCCGGCACCGAAGGCGAAGCGCAAGCGGGCCTGA
- the ssb gene encoding single-stranded DNA-binding protein: MAGSVNKVILVGNLGRDPEVRNFQNGGKVVNLRIATSETYKDREGNRQERTEWHSVAIFNERLGEVAEKYLRKGSTVYIEGKLETRKWQDKDGQDRYTTEIVLRNFGGELTMIGGRPSGGEGGEGGGFSGGGGGFGGGGRSGGGDRGGFGGGSPGGGAGGRSPSRGGGGGGWDAPKGDLDDDIPF, encoded by the coding sequence ATGGCCGGCAGCGTCAACAAGGTGATCCTGGTGGGCAATCTGGGGCGCGACCCCGAGGTCCGCAACTTCCAGAACGGCGGCAAGGTGGTGAACCTGCGCATCGCCACCAGCGAGACCTACAAGGACCGCGAGGGGAACCGCCAGGAGCGGACCGAGTGGCACTCCGTGGCGATCTTCAACGAGCGCCTGGGCGAGGTGGCCGAGAAGTACCTGCGCAAGGGCTCCACGGTCTATATCGAGGGCAAGCTCGAAACCCGGAAGTGGCAGGACAAGGACGGCCAGGACCGCTACACCACCGAGATCGTGCTGCGGAACTTCGGCGGCGAGCTGACCATGATCGGCGGCCGCCCCAGTGGCGGCGAAGGCGGTGAGGGCGGCGGCTTTTCCGGCGGCGGTGGCGGCTTCGGGGGTGGTGGACGCTCCGGCGGCGGCGACCGTGGCGGCTTCGGCGGCGGCTCCCCGGGTGGTGGTGCCGGCGGGCGGTCCCCGTCGCGCGGTGGCGGTGGTGGCGGTTGGGATGCGCCGAAGGGCGACCTGGATGACGACATCCCGTTCTGA